The following coding sequences are from one Collimonas arenae window:
- a CDS encoding ABC transporter permease encodes MTAYILRRLWQMLPTMLGVIVLVFFLFNWVGGDPAYILAGKMSNPQQIANIRTQLGIDQPYYIQLWIFIKQIVTFNFGNSWSTGESVANVIMTRLGPSMTVLIPLTILETLIAVALALAVAFVRGSMTDRMVMVACTVGMSISILVYIILFQYWFAYKLGMFPVQGWGNSFAENLFHYSALPILIMLAVSIAPSLRLYRTFVLDEVNQDYVRTARAKGVKERRILWVHVLRNAAIPIITNVMSNLPALLIGAFLIERFFSIPGIGREVILAVERSDFPVIKAITIYVAAATMIFNLLTDLLYQAVDPRVQLK; translated from the coding sequence ATGACCGCTTATATCCTGCGCCGACTGTGGCAAATGCTGCCGACCATGCTCGGCGTCATCGTACTGGTGTTTTTCCTGTTCAACTGGGTCGGTGGCGACCCGGCGTACATCCTGGCCGGGAAGATGTCGAACCCGCAACAGATCGCCAACATCCGCACCCAGTTGGGGATTGACCAGCCGTATTACATCCAGCTGTGGATCTTCATCAAGCAGATCGTCACCTTCAACTTCGGCAACAGCTGGAGCACCGGCGAATCGGTGGCTAACGTCATCATGACCCGCCTTGGGCCATCCATGACCGTGCTGATTCCGCTGACCATCCTGGAAACCCTGATCGCCGTGGCACTGGCATTGGCTGTCGCATTCGTGCGCGGCTCGATGACTGACCGTATGGTGATGGTGGCTTGCACCGTCGGCATGTCGATCAGTATCCTGGTCTACATCATCCTGTTCCAATACTGGTTCGCCTACAAGCTCGGCATGTTCCCGGTGCAAGGCTGGGGCAACAGCTTCGCCGAAAACCTGTTCCACTATTCCGCCCTGCCGATCCTGATCATGCTGGCGGTCAGTATCGCGCCTAGCCTGCGTCTGTACCGTACTTTCGTGCTGGATGAAGTCAACCAGGACTACGTCCGCACCGCGCGCGCCAAGGGCGTCAAGGAACGCCGCATCCTGTGGGTGCACGTGTTGCGCAATGCCGCCATTCCCATCATCACCAACGTCATGTCTAACCTGCCGGCACTGCTGATCGGTGCCTTCCTGATCGAACGCTTCTTCTCGATCCCAGGCATCGGCCGCGAGGTGATTCTTGCCGTGGAACGCAGCGACTTCCCGGTGATCAAGGCGATCACCATCTATGTCGCCGCCGCCACCATGATATTCAACCTGTTGACCGACCTGTTGTACCAGGCCGTTGACCCACGCGTTCAGCTGAAGTAA
- a CDS encoding ABC transporter substrate-binding protein: MNSLWLRGILVACLACALPMQASVAAAPTSPADPGKVLRFVFVAPETGFDPAVTRDLYSQLVNQSVFETLYAYDYLARPAKLMPSAAESLPEVSADGMTYTIHLKKGIYFADDPVFNGKKRELTMADFVYSYKRLFDPQLASPQTWLLEGKVVGLDEVAAQAKKTGHFDYDANVPGFELLDRYTLRIHLKQPDFNLGMILAHQPTSAVAREVIEKYRDAQGTVMGHPVGTGPYILSEWVRGSRMVLTANPDYRGYIWDFKASEPGDDAIVAKMKGKRMPQIGRVEISVMVEDQSRLLAFEGDEVDITELQGPLAPQVMSGGKLKPEFVKKGVQLSRIVDPEISYFYWNMQDPVLGGFSKEKIALRRAISMAHNVREEIKVVWNDEAIPLEYPIPPGVVGYDANYKSSIQYEPEVANALLDKFGYKIGADGYRTQPNGQPLTVRYSARADSNGQQQSEMWKKTYDSIHIRMVGDLKTFPDLLKAEKECQLQTRTAPWIADYPDGDNFMQLFYGPNVGQNNNGCFKMPEYDKLYAASQKLPAGPERDLLYHKMTRLLEVYAPIRIGYARYRNMIAQPRVIGYKKHPVMPTEWMYFDIEKRK; encoded by the coding sequence ATGAACTCGCTTTGGTTACGCGGGATATTGGTTGCCTGTTTAGCGTGCGCGCTGCCGATGCAAGCATCGGTTGCGGCTGCACCAACATCGCCTGCCGATCCCGGGAAAGTGTTGCGCTTCGTGTTCGTGGCGCCGGAAACCGGCTTCGATCCGGCCGTCACGCGCGATCTGTATTCGCAGCTGGTCAATCAATCGGTATTCGAAACCCTGTATGCCTACGATTACCTGGCTCGCCCGGCCAAGCTGATGCCTTCGGCTGCAGAATCGCTACCGGAAGTCAGCGCCGACGGCATGACTTACACGATCCATCTCAAAAAAGGCATCTACTTTGCCGATGATCCGGTATTCAACGGCAAGAAGCGCGAACTGACGATGGCCGACTTCGTGTATTCATACAAGCGGCTGTTCGATCCCCAACTGGCATCGCCGCAAACCTGGCTGCTGGAAGGTAAAGTCGTCGGCCTTGACGAAGTCGCCGCGCAAGCCAAGAAGACCGGCCATTTCGACTACGACGCCAACGTCCCTGGCTTTGAACTGTTGGATCGCTACACCCTGCGCATCCATCTGAAGCAACCCGATTTCAATCTCGGCATGATTCTGGCCCACCAGCCGACCAGCGCCGTCGCGCGTGAAGTGATCGAAAAGTATCGCGACGCCCAAGGCACCGTCATGGGCCATCCGGTCGGCACCGGCCCTTACATCCTCAGCGAATGGGTGCGCGGCTCGCGCATGGTGCTCACCGCCAATCCCGACTATCGTGGCTACATCTGGGACTTCAAGGCCAGCGAACCGGGTGACGACGCCATCGTCGCCAAGATGAAGGGCAAGCGTATGCCGCAGATCGGCCGCGTCGAAATCAGCGTGATGGTGGAAGACCAGTCGCGCCTGCTGGCGTTTGAAGGCGATGAAGTCGACATCACCGAACTGCAAGGCCCGCTGGCGCCGCAGGTCATGTCGGGCGGCAAGTTGAAGCCGGAATTCGTCAAGAAAGGCGTGCAGCTGTCGCGCATCGTCGATCCTGAAATCAGCTATTTCTATTGGAACATGCAAGACCCGGTACTGGGTGGCTTCAGCAAGGAAAAAATTGCTCTGCGCCGCGCGATCTCGATGGCGCACAACGTCCGCGAGGAAATCAAGGTGGTCTGGAACGACGAGGCGATCCCTCTGGAGTATCCGATCCCACCAGGCGTAGTCGGCTACGATGCCAACTACAAGAGCAGCATCCAGTATGAACCGGAAGTGGCCAACGCCCTGCTCGACAAGTTCGGCTACAAGATCGGTGCCGACGGCTATCGCACCCAGCCTAACGGCCAGCCGCTGACAGTCCGCTACTCCGCGCGCGCCGATTCGAACGGCCAGCAGCAATCGGAAATGTGGAAGAAGACCTACGACAGCATCCATATCCGCATGGTCGGCGACCTGAAAACCTTCCCGGACCTGCTCAAGGCCGAAAAGGAATGCCAGCTGCAAACTCGTACTGCGCCCTGGATTGCCGATTATCCGGACGGCGACAATTTCATGCAGCTGTTCTATGGCCCGAATGTCGGCCAGAACAACAACGGCTGCTTCAAGATGCCTGAATACGACAAGCTGTATGCCGCTTCGCAGAAGCTGCCGGCCGGCCCGGAACGTGATCTGCTGTATCACAAGATGACGCGCCTGCTGGAAGTCTATGCGCCAATCCGCATCGGCTATGCCCGCTATCGCAACATGATCGCCCAGCCACGCGTCATCGGCTACAAGAAGCATCCGGTCATGCCTACCGAATGGATGTACTTCGATATCGAAAAACGCAAATAA
- a CDS encoding ABC transporter permease, with protein sequence MTQNVNSAPVQAAPAVNTVAITATPGGTHSPGLWALAWRRLRADRVAMAAMAVVGLYLIMLVLSASGLLAKDWAKEVGVNYAPPTFIGAQTDAERGFSSNDTIKEAPPPENPVDPLRDILRDLRKSATAAPPPPVVANDYGIADPLADEMTEIRADLAKKGASATLIRKPTLPFGADKWGHDIIKKTIKGAETSIIVGLVSALLAVVLGTIFGAISGYFGGWIDDAFNWFYSIFTSIPYLLLILAVAAVLQQKGVTAIVLILGLTGWTGTYRLIRAEYMKHKTREYVMAADAIGASHWSKMFGHIFPNVSHVSLVQLSISVVGFIKSEVILSFLGFGVPVGVVSWGSMLNEAQNELILGKWWQLAAASIAMAILVTAFSLFTDALRDALDPKLK encoded by the coding sequence ATGACTCAGAATGTAAACTCGGCCCCTGTCCAAGCAGCGCCGGCAGTCAATACCGTAGCAATCACCGCCACTCCCGGCGGCACCCATTCGCCGGGTCTGTGGGCGTTGGCCTGGCGTCGTTTGCGCGCCGACCGCGTCGCGATGGCGGCCATGGCCGTAGTCGGCCTGTACCTGATCATGCTTGTGCTGTCGGCCAGCGGCCTGCTGGCCAAGGACTGGGCCAAGGAAGTCGGCGTCAACTACGCGCCGCCAACTTTCATCGGCGCCCAGACCGACGCCGAACGCGGCTTCAGCAGCAACGATACGATCAAGGAAGCGCCACCACCGGAAAATCCGGTCGATCCGTTGCGCGACATCCTGCGCGACTTGCGCAAGAGCGCTACAGCGGCGCCACCGCCGCCGGTTGTCGCCAACGATTACGGCATCGCCGATCCGCTCGCGGACGAGATGACCGAAATCCGTGCAGACCTGGCCAAGAAAGGCGCCAGCGCCACACTGATCCGCAAACCGACGCTGCCGTTCGGCGCCGACAAGTGGGGCCACGACATCATCAAGAAAACCATCAAGGGCGCCGAAACCTCGATCATCGTTGGTCTTGTATCGGCGTTGCTGGCCGTGGTTCTGGGCACCATTTTCGGCGCGATTTCGGGCTACTTCGGCGGTTGGATCGACGATGCCTTTAACTGGTTCTACAGCATCTTCACGTCCATCCCCTACTTGCTGCTGATCCTCGCCGTAGCGGCGGTGTTGCAGCAAAAGGGCGTGACGGCGATCGTACTGATCCTCGGCCTGACCGGCTGGACCGGCACCTACCGCCTGATCCGTGCCGAGTACATGAAGCACAAGACGCGTGAATACGTGATGGCGGCGGACGCCATCGGCGCCAGCCACTGGAGCAAGATGTTCGGCCATATCTTCCCGAACGTCAGCCACGTATCGCTGGTGCAGTTATCGATCTCTGTAGTCGGTTTCATCAAGTCGGAAGTGATCTTGAGCTTCCTTGGTTTCGGCGTGCCGGTCGGCGTCGTTTCCTGGGGCAGCATGCTCAACGAAGCACAAAACGAACTGATCCTGGGCAAGTGGTGGCAACTGGCCGCGGCCAGTATCGCCATGGCAATCCTGGTGACGGCGTTCTCGCTGTTCACCGACGCATTGCGCGACGCCCTTGATCCGAAGCTGAAATAG
- a CDS encoding ABC transporter substrate-binding protein, with the protein MHRKTSNSVKFKKILIAPVLAFAALAGSASAYANTNPADPSKVIRTAFEAADDGFDMVKTQNFYSGWVSEVIFETLLTYDYLARPAKIIPETAEAMPEISEDGKTYTFHIKKGIYFSPDPAFKGVRRELTAEDYIYTLKRVLDPKNRSPSANFLNGKIVGLDELAAQAQKTGHFDYQTPIAGLQAPDRYTLKVVLNAKDYNFLNVVAYSAFGAVAHEAIDAYGQQTAQHPVGTGPYMLDKYVPRSKIVLVANPEYRGFTWDFKPSGDAIDKQIIKDMQGKRMPQVGRVEISIIEENQSRWLAFQGKQIDFDKIPELAALSVLDGDKLKPEYAEQGIQLQRIVEAGITYTVLNMKDPVIGGYTNDKIALRRAIAMVYNNKEEATLLRNGQAVKLESIIAPGVGGYDPAYRSSIDYNPALANKLLDHFGYKRGADGYRTMPDGKPLLLKSTSNQGGINTEISELWKRGLDLIGIRTQFVVSNFADNLKAATSCELMMWGAAWNADYPEAENFMQLLYGPNSGRGNHGCYQSPAFDALYVKAMSLPLGDERNKIYLEMNRQMEADTAWVLNTGRIRSWLVRPWVKGFKKHPILHSDWQYVDVEKH; encoded by the coding sequence ATGCACCGTAAAACGTCGAACTCAGTCAAATTCAAGAAAATATTGATAGCGCCAGTGCTCGCGTTCGCGGCATTGGCAGGCAGCGCCAGCGCCTATGCGAACACCAATCCGGCCGATCCATCGAAAGTGATCCGCACCGCCTTCGAGGCTGCGGACGACGGCTTCGATATGGTAAAAACCCAGAATTTCTATTCCGGCTGGGTTAGCGAGGTCATCTTTGAAACCTTGCTGACCTATGACTATCTGGCGCGCCCCGCTAAAATAATCCCCGAAACCGCTGAAGCAATGCCGGAAATCAGTGAGGACGGCAAGACCTACACCTTCCATATCAAAAAAGGCATCTACTTTTCACCCGACCCGGCTTTCAAGGGCGTGCGCCGAGAATTAACTGCAGAAGACTACATTTACACGCTCAAGCGGGTACTTGACCCGAAAAACCGCTCCCCTTCAGCGAATTTCTTGAATGGCAAAATTGTCGGGCTGGACGAGTTGGCCGCGCAGGCGCAAAAAACCGGTCATTTCGACTACCAGACACCGATCGCCGGCCTGCAAGCGCCGGATCGCTACACCTTGAAAGTGGTGTTGAACGCCAAGGACTACAATTTCCTGAACGTGGTCGCCTACTCTGCATTTGGCGCCGTGGCGCATGAGGCAATCGATGCCTATGGCCAGCAAACCGCCCAGCATCCGGTCGGCACCGGTCCCTACATGCTGGACAAATACGTCCCGCGCAGCAAAATCGTCCTGGTCGCCAATCCTGAGTACCGCGGCTTCACCTGGGATTTCAAGCCATCTGGCGACGCCATCGACAAGCAGATCATCAAGGATATGCAAGGCAAGAGAATGCCGCAGGTGGGCCGTGTCGAGATCAGCATCATCGAGGAAAACCAGTCACGCTGGCTGGCTTTCCAGGGTAAGCAGATCGATTTCGACAAGATTCCTGAACTGGCCGCATTGAGCGTGCTGGATGGCGACAAGCTCAAACCGGAATATGCGGAACAGGGCATCCAGTTGCAGCGGATTGTCGAGGCCGGCATCACCTATACCGTCCTCAACATGAAGGACCCAGTCATCGGCGGTTACACCAATGACAAGATTGCCCTGCGGCGCGCCATTGCGATGGTCTATAACAATAAGGAAGAAGCGACGCTGCTGCGCAACGGTCAGGCGGTCAAGCTTGAGTCGATCATCGCACCGGGAGTCGGCGGTTACGATCCGGCATATCGCAGCAGCATCGATTACAACCCGGCACTGGCCAACAAGCTGCTCGATCACTTCGGTTACAAGCGCGGCGCCGACGGCTACCGCACCATGCCGGACGGCAAACCGCTGCTGCTCAAATCCACCAGCAACCAGGGTGGCATCAATACCGAGATTTCAGAACTCTGGAAACGCGGCCTGGACCTGATCGGCATCCGCACTCAGTTCGTGGTCAGCAACTTTGCCGACAACCTGAAAGCCGCCACCTCCTGCGAACTGATGATGTGGGGCGCCGCATGGAACGCTGACTATCCGGAAGCCGAGAATTTCATGCAATTGCTGTACGGCCCGAACTCTGGCCGCGGCAACCATGGTTGCTACCAGTCGCCGGCATTCGATGCACTTTACGTCAAGGCCATGTCGCTGCCGCTGGGCGACGAGCGCAACAAAATCTATCTGGAAATGAATCGACAAATGGAAGCGGACACGGCATGGGTATTGAATACCGGCCGGATCCGCAGCTGGTTGGTGCGACCATGGGTCAAGGGCTTCAAGAAGCACCCGATCCTGCACTCGGACTGGCAGTACGTCGACGTCGAAAAACATTAA
- a CDS encoding M3 family metallopeptidase, which yields MKPSSFFLPVTTALLTLMLQPAVAQDKHRPLIPLLKAEQIPALCDSTLGALRKRVSVLEKLPAAHAGDSKKVLADWNDLQIKLEDLQGPVDILNNVSPDAKVRSTTEACLIETNKFATDLLQSEKLYARFKAIQPTDPIEKKLRQDILYSFDDTGVSLPPEKRARMKEILDRLGELSQEFARNIRDNNQKLTFTPAELQGMPAAYMARAKRDDKGNYLLGFDYPEYKPFMESADNSDARRRYMIAFTNHGTPKNLEVLKEAMNLRHEMAALFGLPSYADLVTQRRMVKNPQTVDTFLKEVQTAVTQLELKEIEELRVFKSETLKTPLVDTKLERWDAEYWQQKIKQARYNVDQEALRKYFPTDAAVPWVLHISGTLYGVEFKRVDVPVWDPEVQYYDVIDSKSKQRIAGIYLDLYPREGKYGHAAAWGTRGVSTLANRTPISTLVTNLDRSGLNSDELETLVHEFGHVLHGVLSHTKYVSQAGTNVELDFVEAPSQMYEEWARRKESLTLLAGFCKTTCPTIDDALLARLTAAHNYGRGIRYARQLLYASYDMTIHNDKADQEQPLAVWQQMEGATPLGYVPGTEFPGQFGHLMGGYAAGYYGYMWSEVLALDMLSRYNGKLMNPEVGHLYRQDILSRGGEKPAGEMVSTFLGREPNNKAFFAEISGQRLH from the coding sequence ATGAAACCATCATCATTTTTCTTGCCGGTCACGACAGCGTTACTCACGCTGATGCTGCAACCGGCAGTTGCCCAAGATAAGCACCGTCCGCTGATTCCCCTGCTCAAAGCAGAACAGATCCCGGCGCTATGCGACAGCACGTTGGGCGCGTTGCGCAAGCGTGTGTCAGTCCTGGAGAAATTACCTGCAGCGCATGCCGGCGACAGCAAGAAAGTCCTGGCCGACTGGAACGATCTGCAAATCAAGCTGGAAGACCTGCAAGGCCCGGTCGACATCCTCAACAACGTCTCCCCTGACGCCAAGGTACGCAGCACCACTGAAGCCTGCCTGATCGAAACCAACAAGTTCGCCACCGACCTGCTGCAAAGCGAAAAGCTGTACGCCCGCTTCAAGGCGATCCAGCCGACCGATCCGATCGAAAAGAAACTGCGCCAGGACATCCTGTACAGCTTTGACGACACCGGCGTCTCGCTGCCGCCTGAGAAGCGCGCACGGATGAAAGAAATCCTCGACCGCCTGGGTGAACTGAGCCAGGAATTCGCGCGCAACATCCGCGACAACAACCAGAAACTGACCTTCACGCCAGCCGAACTGCAGGGCATGCCTGCCGCCTACATGGCGCGCGCCAAGCGCGACGACAAGGGCAACTACCTGCTCGGCTTCGACTACCCTGAATACAAGCCGTTCATGGAATCGGCCGACAACAGCGACGCCCGCCGCCGCTACATGATCGCCTTCACCAACCACGGCACGCCAAAGAACCTGGAAGTGCTGAAGGAAGCAATGAACCTGCGCCATGAAATGGCCGCTCTGTTCGGCTTACCTAGCTACGCTGACCTGGTGACGCAGCGCCGCATGGTAAAGAATCCGCAAACCGTCGACACCTTCCTCAAGGAAGTGCAGACCGCAGTGACCCAGCTGGAACTGAAGGAAATCGAAGAACTGCGCGTGTTCAAATCGGAAACCTTGAAGACGCCGCTGGTCGATACCAAGCTGGAACGCTGGGATGCCGAATACTGGCAGCAGAAGATCAAGCAGGCACGCTACAACGTCGATCAGGAAGCATTGCGCAAATACTTCCCTACCGACGCCGCAGTGCCTTGGGTGCTACATATTTCCGGCACCCTGTACGGTGTTGAGTTCAAGCGCGTCGACGTGCCGGTCTGGGATCCTGAAGTTCAGTACTACGACGTCATCGATAGCAAGAGCAAGCAACGCATCGCCGGTATCTATCTCGATCTCTATCCGCGTGAAGGCAAGTACGGCCACGCCGCAGCCTGGGGCACCCGCGGCGTCAGCACGCTCGCCAACCGCACACCGATTTCGACGCTGGTCACCAACCTCGATCGCAGCGGCCTGAACAGCGATGAGCTGGAAACGCTGGTGCACGAATTCGGCCACGTACTGCATGGCGTGCTATCGCACACCAAGTATGTCAGCCAAGCCGGCACCAATGTCGAGCTCGACTTCGTCGAAGCGCCTTCGCAAATGTATGAAGAATGGGCGCGCCGCAAAGAGTCGCTTACATTGCTGGCCGGCTTCTGCAAGACTACCTGCCCGACCATCGACGACGCCCTGCTGGCACGCCTGACCGCTGCCCACAACTACGGCCGCGGCATTCGCTATGCGCGCCAACTGCTGTACGCGAGCTACGACATGACCATCCACAACGACAAGGCCGACCAGGAGCAACCGCTGGCCGTCTGGCAGCAAATGGAAGGCGCAACTCCTTTGGGTTATGTACCGGGCACTGAATTCCCCGGCCAGTTCGGCCACCTGATGGGCGGCTATGCAGCAGGCTACTACGGCTACATGTGGTCGGAAGTGCTGGCGCTGGACATGCTGTCGCGTTATAACGGCAAATTGATGAATCCGGAAGTCGGCCATCTGTATCGCCAGGACATCCTCTCGCGCGGCGGTGAAAAGCCGGCCGGCGAGATGGTCAGCACTTTCCTCGGACGCGAGCCTAACAACAAGGCATTCTTTGCCGAAATCTCAGGCCAACGCCTGCATTAA
- a CDS encoding ABC transporter substrate-binding protein yields MVRVAFESADDGFDMVRTYNAFSSWVSEAIFERLLTYDYLARPSKLVPGTAEAMPEVLDGGKTYVFHIKKGIYFAPDPAFKGVRRELTAQDYAYTLKRFLDPKNRSPSANVLDGKIAGMDELVAKAKKSGRFDYDAPVAGLQTPDRYTLKIGLNAPDYNFMYIMAFVAMGAQAHEVIDAYGDQSGQHPVGTGPYMLQEYVPRSKIVLVANPEYRGYTWDFKSDGSAWDDQLVHDMKGKRMPQIGRVEINIIEEEQSRWLAFQGKQLDFDYLPQTAAPTVLNGKKLKPSFVDEGIKLYTVTEPGVVYTFLNFKDPLIGGTSLAKNALRRAIAMSYNVQDEITQVRMGLAVKAEMPIPEGVVGHDPNYRSSIAYDPVLANKLLDHFGYKRGADGYRTLPDGSPLTLKIATEANAINVVFSEIWKRGLDQIGIRTDFKVSNFADNLKAATECKLMMWNGSWIADYPEGDNFMQLLYGPNVGQGNNGCYSSPAYDALYVKAKALPPGPERNQLYIEMTRQMEADTAWMLSVSRLRNWMIRPWIKGFKHHPILWADWQYLDIEKH; encoded by the coding sequence ATGGTGCGTGTGGCTTTTGAATCTGCAGACGACGGCTTCGACATGGTGCGCACTTACAACGCCTTTTCCAGTTGGGTCTCGGAAGCCATTTTTGAACGTTTGTTGACATATGACTACCTTGCCCGCCCATCCAAACTGGTGCCGGGTACGGCTGAGGCAATGCCCGAGGTCCTGGACGGCGGCAAGACCTACGTCTTCCATATCAAAAAAGGGATTTACTTTGCCCCCGATCCGGCCTTCAAGGGCGTACGGCGTGAACTGACCGCGCAGGACTACGCATACACGCTCAAGCGCTTCCTGGATCCGAAGAACCGTTCGCCATCGGCCAATGTGCTAGACGGCAAAATCGCCGGAATGGACGAATTGGTAGCCAAAGCGAAGAAAAGCGGCCGGTTTGATTACGACGCTCCTGTGGCTGGCCTGCAAACGCCGGACCGCTACACCCTGAAAATCGGCCTGAATGCGCCCGACTACAACTTCATGTACATCATGGCCTTCGTCGCCATGGGCGCGCAGGCTCATGAAGTCATTGACGCATACGGTGACCAGAGCGGCCAGCATCCAGTCGGCACCGGCCCTTACATGCTGCAGGAATACGTCCCGCGTAGCAAAATCGTGCTGGTCGCCAATCCGGAATACCGCGGCTATACATGGGATTTCAAATCCGACGGCAGCGCCTGGGACGATCAGCTGGTGCACGACATGAAAGGCAAGCGGATGCCGCAGATCGGGCGCGTCGAGATCAACATCATCGAGGAAGAACAATCCCGCTGGCTGGCATTCCAGGGCAAGCAACTCGATTTTGATTACCTGCCCCAAACGGCCGCACCAACCGTCCTGAATGGAAAAAAGCTGAAACCCTCCTTCGTCGACGAAGGCATCAAGCTCTATACAGTGACGGAACCGGGCGTGGTGTATACCTTCCTGAATTTCAAGGACCCCTTGATTGGCGGCACCAGCCTCGCCAAGAATGCACTGCGGCGCGCCATCGCCATGTCGTATAACGTGCAGGACGAAATTACCCAAGTCCGCATGGGGTTGGCGGTCAAGGCGGAAATGCCGATTCCCGAAGGCGTAGTCGGCCACGACCCCAATTACCGCAGCAGCATCGCCTACGATCCGGTGCTGGCCAACAAATTGCTTGATCATTTCGGCTACAAACGCGGCGCCGACGGCTACCGCACCCTACCTGACGGCAGCCCGCTGACACTCAAGATAGCCACCGAGGCAAATGCAATCAACGTCGTGTTCTCTGAAATCTGGAAACGCGGACTGGACCAGATCGGCATCCGGACCGACTTCAAGGTCAGCAATTTTGCCGACAACCTGAAAGCGGCAACCGAATGCAAGCTGATGATGTGGAACGGCTCCTGGATTGCCGATTACCCCGAAGGCGACAACTTCATGCAACTGCTGTATGGCCCCAACGTCGGCCAAGGCAACAACGGCTGCTACAGCTCGCCGGCCTATGATGCGCTCTACGTCAAGGCCAAGGCGCTGCCGCCCGGCCCCGAGCGCAACCAGCTCTATATAGAGATGACACGCCAGATGGAAGCCGACACAGCGTGGATGCTATCAGTGTCGCGCCTACGCAACTGGATGATCAGGCCTTGGATCAAGGGTTTCAAGCATCACCCTATACTTTGGGCCGACTGGCAGTACCTGGATATCGAAAAACACTAA